The proteins below come from a single Triticum aestivum cultivar Chinese Spring chromosome 5D, IWGSC CS RefSeq v2.1, whole genome shotgun sequence genomic window:
- the LOC123123825 gene encoding uncharacterized protein, with protein MPPPTPVPSLPEELLEEVFLHLPPDEPDHLVRASIASKLWLGLLTGARFRGRYRDFHGAPPMLGFLYTLPFLCSSPLSTDPRPHFVSTTKFAARIPDDLREYDAQDCHHGRVLLRYKMLFIWNPMTGCSTELPPSTEYMEAESSGAAVLCAVTGCDHRACHEGPFWVVFVYLDQDEGEGVCVASAAVLLSDSSKRSNGKWCEPCSRLDLVDDAFIEARPPVLIQDALHFMLRHYEDYRRVGILKYDLNSNCLSLIDAPLEGPVIDDAAILMAMEDDSLGLAHVERLTLNLWSRQIGSHRVASWTQRAIVDLGNLLPIQNPKEDLELLGTVEGSDTVFVTTDMGIYEINLNSLRWKKLWKTDKFCALIPYMSFYNR; from the coding sequence atgccgccgccgacccccgttCCATCTCTGCCGGAAGAGCTCCTCGAGGAGGTCTTCCTCCACCTCCCGCCGGACGAGCCGGATCACCTCGTGCGCGCCTCCATCGCCAGCAAGCTCTGGCTCGGCCTCCTCACCGGCGCTCGCTTCCGCGGCCGCTACCGCGATTTCCATGGAGCTCCCCCCATGCTCGGCTTCCTATATACCCTGCCCTTCTTATGTTCCAGTCCGCTGTCGACAGACCCCCGCCCACACTTCGTCTCCACCACGAAATTCGCCGCACGCATTCCCGACGACCTCCGGGAGTACGATGCGCAGGACTGCCACCATGGCCGCGTTCTCCTCAGGTATAAGATGCTCTTCATTTGGAACCCCATGACGGGCTGCTCCACAGAGCTGCCCCCGTCCACAGAATACATGGAGGCCGAAAGCAGTGGGGCTGCGGTGCTCTGCGCCGTCACCGGCTGTGACCACCGCGCGTGTCATGAGGGCCCCTTCTGGGTCGTCTTTGTCTACCTGGACCAGGATGAGGGCGAGGGTGTTTGTGTTGCATCCGCAGCCGTGCTCTTGTCTGATTCCAGCAAGCGGTCCAATGGCAAATGGTGTGAGCCGTGCTCTCGTCTTGATCTTGTGGATGATGCATTCATTGAGGCAAGACCCCCAGTCCTCATCCAAGACGCACTTCACTTCATGCTTAGGCACTATGAGGATTATCGTCGTGTAGGAATTCTAAAGTATGACCTGAACTCTAACTGCTTATCACTAATTGATGCGCCATTGGAGGGGCCTGTCATTGACGATGCCGCTATACTCATGGCGATGGAGGATGACAGCTTGGGACTTGCACATGTGGAAAGGTTAACCCTCAATCTGTGGTCAAGGCAGATAGGTTCTCACAGAGTTGCCTCATGGACTCAGCGTGCAATCGTCGATCTAGGGAACCTTCTCCCCATTCAAAATCCAAAGGAAGATCTTGAACTGCTTGGAACTGTGGAGGGCAGTGATACTGTGTTTGTGACCACGGACATGGGCATCTATGAGATTAATCTCAACTCACTACGATGGAAGAAGCTGTGGAAGACAGACAAGTTCTGTGCTTTGATTCCCTACATGAGTTTCTACAACCGCTGA